The following coding sequences are from one Pseudonocardia sp. HH130630-07 window:
- a CDS encoding metal ABC transporter permease, giving the protein MAAWLLEPLQFGFMQRALLVAVVAGTVGALLSCWLTLVGWSLMGDAVSHAVLPGVVLSYIVGIPFGVGAFVFGAGAVGLIGLVRRTSRVKEDAAIGVVFTGLFALGLILISRTPSDTDLSHILFGNLLGLSAGDVVQIVVLGLVTMAVVALRHRDFTLVAFDRVHAHAVGIDPRRVEALLLGLLALAVVVALQAVGIVLVVAVLIIPGATAYLLTDRMERMLLIAVLVAVGAGVVGTYLSYHANVSTGGAVVVSLASAFVLAYLFGPRHGVLARARAARRASVAG; this is encoded by the coding sequence ATGGCCGCCTGGCTGCTGGAGCCGCTGCAGTTCGGGTTCATGCAGCGCGCACTGCTGGTCGCGGTCGTGGCCGGCACCGTCGGGGCGTTGCTGTCCTGCTGGCTGACCCTCGTCGGCTGGTCGCTGATGGGGGACGCGGTGTCGCACGCCGTGCTGCCCGGCGTCGTGCTGTCCTACATCGTCGGCATCCCGTTCGGGGTCGGGGCGTTCGTGTTCGGGGCGGGTGCGGTCGGCCTGATCGGGCTGGTCCGGCGCACGTCACGGGTGAAGGAGGACGCCGCGATCGGCGTCGTGTTCACCGGGCTGTTCGCGCTGGGGCTGATCCTGATCTCCCGCACGCCGAGCGACACCGACCTGTCGCACATCCTGTTCGGCAACCTGCTGGGTCTCTCCGCCGGTGACGTCGTGCAGATCGTGGTGCTCGGGCTGGTCACGATGGCGGTGGTCGCGCTGCGGCACCGCGACTTCACCCTGGTGGCGTTCGACCGGGTGCACGCGCACGCCGTCGGGATCGACCCGCGCCGGGTGGAGGCGCTGCTGCTCGGGTTGCTCGCGCTCGCCGTCGTCGTCGCGCTGCAGGCCGTCGGGATCGTGCTGGTGGTGGCGGTGCTGATCATCCCCGGGGCGACCGCATACCTGCTCACCGACCGGATGGAGCGGATGCTGCTGATCGCCGTGCTCGTCGCGGTGGGGGCCGGGGTGGTGGGCACCTACCTCAGCTACCACGCGAACGTCTCCACCGGCGGTGCGGTGGTGGTCAGCCTGGCGTCCGCGTTCGTGCTGGCGTACCTGTTCGGCCCGCGGCACGGCGTGTTGGCCAGGGCGCGCGCCGCCCGCCGCGCGTCCGTGGCCGGCTGA
- a CDS encoding metal ABC transporter ATP-binding protein → MTAATGPVLAVEDLSVRYGEVTALDGVHLQLGPGTVCGLLGTNGSGKSTLFNAVMGLVRPSRGTVSVRGGTVRAARRSAAIAYMPQAEAIDPDFPIVAHEVVMTGRYGHLGIGRRARAGDRTAVADALERVGLTGLADRQIGRLSGGQRKRVFLARAIAQDAALLLLDEPFAGVDHGTREAMTAVLHELRDDGRTVLVSTHDIAGVDRLCDRAVLLATRLLADGPPAAVLTPDVLGRVFGFAPAGEA, encoded by the coding sequence GTGACGGCCGCGACCGGCCCGGTGCTCGCGGTCGAGGACCTGTCGGTGCGCTACGGCGAGGTGACCGCGCTGGACGGCGTGCACCTGCAACTGGGTCCCGGCACCGTCTGCGGGCTGCTGGGTACCAACGGGTCCGGCAAGTCGACGCTGTTCAACGCGGTCATGGGGCTCGTCCGCCCGTCCCGCGGCACCGTCTCGGTCCGCGGCGGGACGGTCCGTGCCGCCCGGCGCTCCGCGGCGATCGCCTACATGCCGCAGGCCGAGGCGATCGACCCGGACTTCCCGATCGTCGCGCACGAGGTCGTCATGACCGGCCGCTACGGCCACCTGGGGATCGGCCGCCGGGCCCGGGCGGGCGACCGCACGGCCGTCGCCGACGCGCTGGAACGGGTCGGGCTGACCGGGCTGGCCGACCGGCAGATCGGCCGGCTCTCCGGCGGCCAGCGCAAACGGGTCTTCCTGGCCAGGGCGATCGCGCAGGACGCGGCGCTGCTGCTGCTCGACGAGCCGTTCGCCGGTGTCGACCACGGCACCCGTGAGGCGATGACCGCGGTGCTGCACGAACTGCGCGACGACGGCCGGACCGTCCTGGTGTCCACCCACGACATCGCCGGTGTCGACCGGCTCTGCGACCGGGCCGTCCTGCTCGCCACCCGCCTGCTGGCCGACGGACCGCCGGCGGCGGTGCTCACCCCGGACGTGCTCGGCCGGGTGTTCGGCTTCGCCCCGGCGGGGGAGGCGTGA
- a CDS encoding metal ABC transporter substrate-binding protein encodes MGWRTSLLLLACTALVAGCGSPAGTAGPDDDPRPLVLATFTVIADMAREVGGDRVRVESITRPGAEIHDYEPVPGDLVRGAGADLVLDNGLGLERWFEQFVDRSEARSATVSDGVEVLPIVAGEYRDRPNPHAWMSPDAGVRYVENIRDALVELDPAGRDTYTANAAGYTERIRQVGTDLRAELGRLPQAQRALVTCEGAFSYLARDAGLRESYLWPVNSDAEGTPDQIAATIGFVRDNAVPAVFCESTVNDSAQRQVAAETGARLAGPLYVDSLSEDGGPVPTYLDLLRHDAGAIADGLTGDRP; translated from the coding sequence ATGGGCTGGCGAACTTCGTTGTTGCTGCTGGCTTGTACGGCGCTGGTCGCCGGGTGCGGGAGCCCGGCCGGGACCGCCGGTCCCGACGACGACCCGCGCCCGCTGGTCCTCGCCACCTTCACGGTGATCGCCGACATGGCCCGCGAGGTCGGGGGCGACCGGGTCCGGGTCGAGTCGATCACCCGGCCCGGTGCGGAGATCCACGACTACGAGCCGGTGCCCGGTGACCTGGTGCGGGGCGCGGGGGCCGATCTGGTCCTCGACAACGGCCTGGGCCTGGAGCGGTGGTTCGAGCAGTTCGTGGACCGTTCCGAGGCCCGCTCGGCGACGGTCAGCGACGGGGTCGAGGTCCTGCCCATCGTCGCGGGGGAGTACCGCGACCGGCCGAACCCGCACGCCTGGATGTCCCCCGACGCCGGCGTGCGCTACGTCGAGAACATCCGCGACGCGCTCGTCGAGCTGGACCCGGCGGGCCGCGACACCTACACCGCGAACGCCGCCGGGTACACCGAACGGATCCGGCAGGTCGGGACGGACCTGCGCGCCGAGCTGGGGCGGTTGCCGCAGGCGCAGCGGGCGCTGGTGACCTGCGAGGGCGCGTTCTCCTACCTGGCCAGGGACGCCGGTCTGCGGGAGTCCTACCTCTGGCCGGTGAACAGCGACGCCGAGGGCACCCCCGACCAGATCGCCGCCACGATCGGCTTCGTCCGCGACAACGCGGTGCCCGCGGTGTTCTGCGAGAGCACGGTGAACGACTCCGCCCAGCGCCAGGTCGCCGCGGAGACCGGGGCCCGGCTGGCCGGGCCGCTCTACGTCGACTCGCTGTCCGAGGACGGCGGCCCGGTCCCGACCTACCTCGACCTCCTGCGCCACGACGCCGGGGCGATCGCCGACGGCCTGACCGGGGACCGCCCGTGA
- a CDS encoding CAP domain-containing protein translates to MPTSRKRKRSDGSVVRMRRRAPVRRTGTAPDAPPQPVTPPEPAGPAARSRTYAASKEDAVARLVNEARKQAGLVSLRTDEQLRTAARRHSVDMAERGYCAHESPDGVTPGQRMRAAGHPRPGGENVATGQGSPHAVMSAWMRSPGHRANILHPDFRTIGVGVDLGRGGPWWTQNFGY, encoded by the coding sequence GTGCCCACGAGCCGCAAACGCAAGCGCTCGGACGGTTCCGTCGTCCGCATGCGCAGACGTGCCCCGGTGCGGAGAACGGGCACCGCGCCGGACGCGCCACCGCAGCCGGTGACGCCACCGGAGCCGGCCGGGCCGGCAGCACGGAGCCGGACCTACGCAGCGTCCAAGGAGGACGCCGTCGCGCGGCTCGTGAACGAGGCCAGGAAGCAGGCGGGCCTGGTCTCCCTGCGCACGGACGAGCAGTTGCGTACCGCGGCCAGGAGGCACAGCGTCGACATGGCCGAGCGGGGGTACTGCGCACACGAGAGCCCGGACGGCGTGACGCCGGGACAACGCATGCGGGCGGCCGGCCACCCCCGGCCCGGCGGTGAGAACGTGGCCACGGGGCAGGGGAGTCCGCACGCGGTGATGAGTGCCTGGATGAGGAGTCCCGGGCATCGCGCGAACATCCTCCACCCGGATTTCCGCACGATCGGTGTCGGCGTCGACCTGGGCCGCGGCGGTCCGTGGTGGACGCAGAACTTCGGTTACTGA
- a CDS encoding helix-turn-helix domain-containing protein yields MEDTGAQPAAFVSGRPPAALRPYVRRVLGYREHAPVPLRRRQAPAGEVALILGFHPLVLSGPAIGTARAAAFAGGLSDTWVLTEFSGPQAGVQVDLTPLGMFTLLGGRPVPGGAVPVLAELEDPVLAALPDRLAELPTWTDRFAHVAEVLAARLLADRARRPDPEVAHAWECLHRSRGAVQVRRLAAEVGWSRRHLQHRFGSQIGLAPRTTGRVLRFAAAARLVGGGTGALAGIAADCGYADQAHLTREFRALAGTTPTGFRSEWLGDPVTGRQS; encoded by the coding sequence GTGGAGGACACCGGCGCGCAGCCGGCCGCGTTCGTGTCGGGGCGGCCGCCGGCCGCGCTGCGGCCCTACGTCCGGCGCGTCCTCGGTTACCGGGAGCACGCGCCGGTACCGCTGCGCCGCCGCCAGGCCCCGGCCGGTGAGGTCGCGCTGATCCTCGGCTTCCATCCGCTCGTCCTGTCCGGCCCGGCGATCGGCACGGCCCGGGCGGCCGCGTTCGCCGGTGGGCTGAGCGACACCTGGGTGCTCACCGAGTTCTCCGGCCCGCAGGCCGGTGTCCAGGTCGACCTGACCCCGCTCGGGATGTTCACCCTGCTCGGCGGGCGGCCGGTGCCCGGCGGTGCGGTCCCGGTGCTCGCCGAGCTGGAGGACCCGGTGCTGGCCGCGCTCCCCGACCGGCTCGCGGAGCTGCCCACCTGGACGGACCGGTTCGCCCACGTGGCGGAGGTTCTCGCGGCCCGGCTGCTGGCCGATCGCGCCCGCCGTCCCGATCCCGAGGTCGCCCACGCCTGGGAGTGCCTGCACCGCTCCCGCGGGGCGGTGCAGGTCCGGCGGCTGGCCGCGGAGGTCGGCTGGAGCCGGCGGCACCTGCAGCACCGGTTCGGCTCGCAGATCGGGCTGGCCCCGCGGACCACCGGCCGGGTGCTGCGGTTCGCCGCCGCGGCCCGGCTGGTCGGTGGCGGGACCGGTGCGCTCGCCGGGATCGCCGCCGACTGCGGGTACGCCGACCAGGCGCACCTCACCCGGGAGTTCCGCGCGCTCGCCGGGACGACACCCACCGGGTTCCGCAGCGAGTGGCTCGGCGACCCGGTGACCGGGAGGCAGTCGTGA
- a CDS encoding VOC family protein — MSIHLTLRYDDPRAAIAFLTSALGFRELNIHTDDAGTLVHAELAWDDRNDTAVIALGARRPDDRFDTGRAVLYLTCDDPDTLHDRAVAAGADVVMGLTDQDYGSREFAVADPEGNVWSLGTYRPGT; from the coding sequence ATGAGCATCCACCTGACACTGCGCTACGACGACCCGCGCGCCGCGATCGCGTTCCTCACCTCGGCGCTCGGCTTCCGCGAGCTGAACATCCACACCGACGACGCCGGGACCCTCGTGCACGCCGAGCTCGCCTGGGACGACCGCAACGACACCGCGGTGATCGCCCTCGGTGCCCGCCGGCCGGACGACCGTTTCGACACCGGCCGGGCGGTGCTGTACCTGACCTGCGACGACCCGGACACGCTGCACGACCGCGCCGTCGCCGCCGGTGCGGACGTGGTCATGGGGCTCACCGACCAGGACTACGGGTCGCGGGAGTTCGCCGTCGCCGACCCGGAGGGCAACGTGTGGTCGCTGGGCACCTACCGGCCGGGCACGTGA
- a CDS encoding nuclear transport factor 2 family protein: MSGAEMTDTGARPPFPPFDAGSAAAKVRAAENAWNTRDPQKVALAYTPDTVWRNRDTWLTGRAAVVEFLTAKWEREQDYALRKSLWAFSGNRIAVRFQYECRDADGQWWRSYGNENWEFADNGLMARREASIDDVRITEAQRRIVGARPDGDDTDLPV, translated from the coding sequence ATGTCTGGAGCCGAGATGACCGACACCGGGGCCCGTCCGCCGTTCCCGCCGTTCGACGCCGGGTCCGCCGCCGCGAAGGTCCGGGCGGCGGAGAACGCCTGGAACACCCGCGACCCGCAGAAGGTCGCGCTGGCCTACACCCCGGACACGGTCTGGCGGAACCGGGACACCTGGCTCACCGGCCGCGCGGCCGTCGTGGAGTTCCTGACCGCGAAGTGGGAGCGCGAGCAGGACTACGCGCTGCGCAAGTCGCTGTGGGCGTTCTCCGGGAACCGCATCGCGGTGCGGTTCCAGTACGAGTGCCGTGACGCCGACGGGCAGTGGTGGCGCAGCTACGGCAACGAGAACTGGGAGTTCGCCGACAACGGGCTGATGGCCCGGCGGGAGGCCAGCATCGACGACGTCCGGATCACCGAGGCGCAGCGGCGGATCGTCGGGGCCCGGCCCGACGGCGACGACACCGACCTGCCGGTGTGA
- a CDS encoding alpha/beta fold hydrolase, giving the protein MPGTGERAPLLFLHEGLGSVGLWRGFHRRIAAATGRRSVAWSRPGHGRSGPPRSPRTPSFMGEEATRTVPALCAALGLERPVLVGHSDGATIALLAATVLPVGGLVVLAPHVLVEEFALTAIRAARTAFDDGGLRARMARHHDDPDAAFRNWNDVWLDPGFRAWDVRDRLGAITAPVLGVQGDADPYGSAVHVRTVAERAAGPVALTTLPCGHDPHLELPATTTAVVTRFLDGLP; this is encoded by the coding sequence GTGCCGGGCACCGGGGAGCGCGCCCCGCTGCTGTTCCTGCACGAGGGGCTCGGCTCCGTCGGCCTGTGGCGCGGCTTCCACCGCCGGATCGCGGCGGCCACCGGACGGCGGTCCGTCGCCTGGTCCCGCCCCGGCCACGGGCGGTCCGGCCCGCCCCGCTCGCCCCGCACGCCGTCGTTCATGGGTGAGGAGGCCACCCGCACCGTCCCGGCGCTGTGCGCGGCGCTCGGGCTGGAGCGGCCGGTGCTCGTCGGGCACTCCGACGGCGCGACGATCGCCCTGCTCGCCGCGACCGTGCTGCCGGTCGGCGGGCTGGTGGTGCTCGCCCCGCACGTGCTCGTCGAGGAGTTCGCGCTCACCGCGATCCGGGCGGCCCGCACGGCGTTCGACGACGGCGGGCTGCGCGCGCGGATGGCCCGCCACCACGACGACCCGGACGCGGCGTTCCGCAACTGGAACGACGTGTGGCTCGACCCGGGGTTCCGCGCGTGGGACGTCCGGGACCGGCTCGGCGCGATCACCGCGCCGGTGCTCGGCGTCCAGGGCGACGCCGACCCCTACGGCAGCGCCGTGCACGTCCGCACGGTCGCCGAGCGCGCCGCGGGCCCGGTCGCGCTGACCACGCTGCCCTGCGGGCACGACCCGCACCTGGAGCTCCCGGCGACGACGACCGCCGTGGTCACCCGGTTCCTCGACGGGCTCCCCTGA
- a CDS encoding SMP-30/gluconolactonase/LRE family protein: MEQATVLTGMSFLEGPRWRDGRIWVSDFYTHRVLSARPDGSDLRTEAEVPGRPSGLGWLPDGDLLVVSMRDRTIQRRRADGTLVVHADLSAHLSPPLNEMIVDADGRAWVGAFGFDLMNGAPRETTPLARVDPDGTVTTVGEPLHFPNGMALVGSDLVVAETFGNRLSALRIGADGTLGPRRDRARFGPVPEEQDPLVAIAGVAVAPDGMSVPDRDGGIWVADAVGNRAVRVLPDGGIADEVSTGGTGTYACQLGGDDGRTLFLCTAPGFAEHERRDTRLAELRAVRVAVPSA; the protein is encoded by the coding sequence ATGGAGCAGGCGACGGTGCTGACCGGGATGTCGTTCCTGGAGGGTCCACGCTGGCGTGACGGCCGGATCTGGGTCAGCGACTTCTACACCCACCGGGTGCTCTCGGCCCGGCCCGACGGCAGCGACCTGCGCACCGAGGCCGAGGTACCGGGCCGGCCCTCCGGCCTGGGCTGGCTGCCGGACGGGGACCTGCTGGTGGTGTCCATGCGGGACCGGACGATCCAGCGGCGCCGGGCCGACGGGACGCTGGTCGTGCACGCGGACCTGTCCGCCCACCTCTCCCCGCCGCTGAACGAAATGATCGTCGACGCCGACGGGCGGGCCTGGGTCGGCGCCTTCGGGTTCGACCTGATGAACGGCGCCCCGCGGGAGACCACGCCACTGGCCCGGGTCGACCCGGACGGCACGGTGACGACGGTGGGCGAGCCGCTGCACTTCCCGAACGGCATGGCGCTGGTGGGCTCCGACCTCGTCGTCGCCGAGACGTTCGGGAACCGGCTCTCGGCGCTGCGGATCGGCGCCGACGGGACGCTCGGCCCGCGCCGCGACCGGGCCCGGTTCGGTCCGGTGCCCGAGGAGCAGGACCCGCTCGTGGCGATCGCCGGGGTCGCGGTCGCACCGGACGGGATGTCGGTCCCCGACCGCGACGGCGGGATCTGGGTGGCCGACGCGGTCGGCAACCGGGCGGTCCGGGTGCTGCCCGACGGCGGGATCGCCGACGAGGTCTCCACCGGCGGGACCGGCACCTACGCCTGCCAGCTCGGCGGCGACGACGGCCGGACACTGTTCCTCTGCACCGCGCCCGGCTTCGCCGAGCACGAGCGGCGCGACACCCGGCTCGCGGAGCTGCGTGCGGTGCGGGTGGCGGTGCCCTCGGCGTGA
- a CDS encoding ArsR/SmtB family transcription factor: protein MEDRLSKVFAALADPIRRDMVARLATDDATVNELAAPYDVSVQAVSKHIRVLADAGLVRRSREAQRRPVHLEAEVFDLMTAWIERYRRHAEERYRRLDDLLATEDTDDTATTGTGQDSEGAAS, encoded by the coding sequence ATGGAGGACCGGCTCTCGAAGGTGTTCGCCGCGCTGGCGGACCCGATCCGGCGCGACATGGTGGCCCGGCTGGCCACCGACGACGCGACGGTGAACGAGCTCGCCGCGCCCTACGACGTCTCGGTCCAGGCGGTGTCCAAGCACATCAGGGTGCTGGCCGACGCCGGGCTGGTCCGGCGCAGCCGGGAGGCCCAGCGGCGGCCGGTGCACCTCGAGGCGGAGGTGTTCGACCTGATGACGGCCTGGATCGAGCGGTACCGGCGCCACGCCGAGGAGCGCTACCGGCGCCTCGACGACCTGCTGGCCACCGAGGACACCGACGACACAGCGACCACCGGCACCGGACAGGACAGCGAAGGAGCAGCATCATGA
- a CDS encoding SRPBCC family protein, producing the protein MTTTTPTTIEAVPDLPIIRITREFDAPPERVFDAHVDVEKVGRWLGPRRLRMTVQRWDAETGGGYRYTHHDGEQEFRFYGSFHEVRPAERIVQTFTFEGVPDGVCLETATFTALPGGRTRLVGVSVADSMAARDAMLASGMEVGVQEGYEQLDELLATGAR; encoded by the coding sequence ATGACCACGACCACCCCCACGACCATCGAGGCCGTCCCGGACCTGCCGATCATCCGCATCACCCGGGAGTTCGACGCCCCGCCGGAGCGGGTGTTCGACGCCCACGTCGACGTCGAGAAGGTAGGGCGCTGGCTCGGCCCGCGCCGGCTGCGGATGACCGTGCAGCGGTGGGACGCCGAGACCGGCGGCGGCTACCGCTACACCCACCACGACGGCGAGCAGGAGTTCCGGTTCTACGGGTCGTTCCACGAGGTGCGCCCGGCCGAGCGGATCGTGCAGACCTTCACCTTCGAGGGCGTACCGGACGGCGTCTGCCTGGAGACGGCGACCTTCACCGCCCTGCCCGGCGGCCGTACCCGGCTGGTCGGGGTCTCGGTCGCGGACTCGATGGCGGCGCGCGACGCGATGCTGGCCTCCGGCATGGAGGTCGGCGTGCAGGAGGGCTACGAGCAGCTGGACGAGCTGCTCGCCACCGGCGCCCGGTAG
- a CDS encoding DEAD/DEAH box helicase: MLVVHALHSPARGVLLWAEDGERPARSGRRSLRTARPHPFAVPSDELSAVHPGKPASVTVLLPSYPSAPQDSPGLVRTTPRAPGRSAVTLAPWTVPALLVDPSELTDPCPEVRYGADVTHLAELVRFADELAARGRVLPVLTTESGRPAARWRPVVQGLDAVARTDLVRRVPAVARAEQRRPGDVAGQDPGELVDGALARFVDAAVRDRLGRAVDPPPAPSGVVGSLLHALTGPAPQLPVEGRELQVLREGLTVWEEIGREQPGAGTALFRLTEVSSMHDPADPGPDPLDQTGEGTRWELGFALQSTEDPSLQLPAADVWAGAADGLVDGAQDVLLAELGRAAQVLPDLVRALREARPTALALDVTGAHRFLTRDASALLAAGFGVALPRGWDGQRALGLKLSASAEAAPGVVTRGGLGRDELARFRWSLAVGDEELGEDEITALVAAKAPLVRLRGRWVAIDADALARGLDFLRRSRDRAPTVPDVLAAARGDVDAPLPVTDVSARGRLGALLAGTADRELQPLPAPPGFTATLRPYQERGVAWLAFLSSLGLGACLADDMGLGKTVQLLALEAHDRAGGGAGAEGTAPTLIVCPMSMVGTWAREAERFAPGLRVHAHHGAGRPRGGGLHRVLGGADLVVTTYATATRDAEDLRQWRFHRLVLDEAQMIKNSRSAAARSMRSLDAAHRIALTGTPMENRLAELWSVMDFLNPGVLGTAEVFRQRFAVPVERHRDAGAARTLRRITRPYLLRRLKTDPQVIDDLPEKIEMVADHRLTREQASLYRTVVDDMMEKIEGTDGIERRGNVLAAMSKLKQVCNHPAQLLHDGSPIHRAGGRHRSGKVARLEEILESVLAAGDRALLFTQYTEFAAMLRPHLSARFDTEVLYLHGGTPKKRRDEMVARFQGEGGPALFLLSLKAGGTGLTLTAANQVIHLDRWWNPAVEDQGTDRAFRIGQTRSVQVRRFVCPGTVEERIDELVASKRSLSDMVVTGGEDWLTSLSTTELREVFALGSDAVADDLGDSDE, from the coding sequence GTGCTCGTCGTCCACGCCCTCCACTCTCCGGCCCGCGGCGTGCTGCTCTGGGCGGAGGACGGCGAGCGCCCGGCCCGGTCCGGCCGGCGCTCGCTGCGCACGGCGCGGCCGCACCCGTTCGCGGTCCCGTCCGACGAGCTGAGCGCCGTCCACCCGGGGAAGCCGGCCTCGGTCACGGTACTGCTGCCGTCGTACCCGTCGGCGCCGCAGGACTCCCCCGGGCTCGTGCGCACCACGCCGCGCGCACCGGGCCGCAGCGCGGTCACGCTCGCCCCGTGGACGGTGCCCGCGCTGCTGGTCGATCCCTCCGAGCTGACCGACCCGTGCCCCGAGGTGCGCTACGGAGCCGACGTCACGCACCTCGCCGAGCTGGTCCGCTTCGCCGACGAGCTGGCGGCGCGCGGCCGGGTGCTGCCGGTGCTCACCACCGAGTCCGGCCGGCCCGCGGCGCGCTGGCGCCCGGTCGTGCAGGGGCTCGACGCGGTGGCCCGCACCGATCTGGTCCGGCGGGTGCCCGCGGTGGCCAGGGCGGAGCAGCGGCGACCGGGCGACGTCGCCGGTCAGGATCCGGGCGAGCTGGTCGACGGCGCGCTGGCTCGCTTCGTCGACGCGGCGGTCCGGGACCGGCTCGGCCGCGCGGTGGACCCGCCGCCGGCGCCCTCCGGCGTCGTCGGCTCCCTGCTGCACGCGCTGACCGGCCCGGCCCCGCAGCTACCGGTCGAGGGCCGCGAGCTGCAGGTGCTGCGGGAGGGCCTCACCGTCTGGGAGGAGATCGGGCGCGAGCAGCCCGGGGCGGGCACGGCGCTGTTCCGGTTGACCGAGGTGTCCTCGATGCACGACCCGGCCGATCCCGGCCCGGACCCGCTGGACCAGACCGGCGAGGGCACCCGCTGGGAGCTGGGGTTCGCCCTGCAGTCCACCGAGGACCCGAGCCTGCAGCTCCCCGCGGCGGACGTCTGGGCCGGCGCCGCCGACGGCCTGGTCGACGGCGCGCAGGACGTGCTGCTGGCCGAGCTCGGCCGCGCCGCCCAGGTACTGCCCGACCTCGTCCGGGCGCTGCGCGAGGCCCGGCCGACGGCGCTGGCGCTCGACGTGACCGGTGCGCACCGGTTCCTGACCCGGGACGCGTCGGCGTTGCTCGCGGCCGGCTTCGGGGTGGCACTGCCCCGGGGGTGGGACGGGCAGCGCGCGCTCGGGCTGAAGCTCTCGGCGTCGGCGGAGGCGGCGCCCGGCGTCGTCACCCGGGGCGGGCTGGGCCGTGACGAGCTGGCGCGGTTCCGCTGGTCGCTCGCCGTGGGCGACGAGGAGCTGGGCGAGGACGAGATCACCGCGCTGGTGGCGGCCAAGGCCCCGCTGGTGCGGCTGCGCGGGCGCTGGGTCGCGATCGACGCCGACGCGCTGGCCCGCGGCCTGGACTTCCTGCGCCGCTCACGGGACCGCGCACCGACCGTGCCGGACGTGCTGGCCGCCGCCCGGGGCGACGTCGACGCACCGTTGCCGGTCACCGACGTCTCGGCCCGCGGCCGGCTCGGTGCCCTGCTGGCGGGCACCGCCGACCGGGAGCTGCAGCCGCTGCCGGCGCCACCGGGGTTCACCGCCACGCTGCGCCCCTACCAGGAGCGCGGGGTCGCGTGGCTGGCGTTCCTGTCGTCGCTGGGGCTGGGCGCCTGCCTGGCCGACGACATGGGCCTCGGCAAGACCGTGCAGCTGCTCGCCCTGGAGGCGCACGACCGGGCGGGCGGCGGGGCCGGAGCCGAGGGCACGGCGCCCACGCTGATCGTGTGCCCCATGTCGATGGTCGGCACCTGGGCCCGGGAGGCCGAGCGGTTCGCCCCGGGCCTGCGGGTGCACGCCCACCACGGCGCCGGTCGTCCGCGGGGCGGCGGGCTGCACCGGGTGCTCGGCGGGGCCGATCTCGTCGTCACCACCTACGCCACCGCCACCAGGGACGCGGAGGACCTGCGGCAGTGGCGGTTCCACCGGCTGGTGCTCGACGAGGCCCAGATGATCAAGAACAGCCGGTCCGCGGCGGCCCGGTCGATGCGTTCCCTCGACGCGGCGCACCGGATCGCGCTGACCGGCACCCCGATGGAGAACCGGCTCGCCGAGCTGTGGTCGGTGATGGACTTCCTGAACCCGGGTGTCCTCGGCACGGCCGAGGTGTTCCGGCAGCGGTTCGCGGTGCCGGTCGAACGCCACCGGGACGCCGGGGCCGCCCGCACGCTGCGCCGGATCACCCGCCCGTACCTGCTGCGCAGGCTCAAGACCGACCCCCAGGTCATCGACGACCTGCCGGAGAAGATCGAGATGGTGGCCGACCACCGGCTCACCCGCGAGCAGGCGTCGCTGTACCGCACGGTCGTCGACGACATGATGGAGAAGATCGAGGGCACCGACGGGATCGAGCGGCGCGGCAACGTGCTGGCCGCCATGAGCAAGCTCAAGCAGGTCTGCAACCACCCGGCGCAGCTCCTGCACGACGGCTCCCCCATCCACCGGGCGGGCGGCCGGCACCGCTCCGGCAAGGTCGCCCGGCTGGAGGAGATCCTGGAGTCGGTGCTCGCCGCCGGCGACCGGGCGTTGCTGTTCACCCAGTACACCGAGTTCGCGGCGATGCTGCGCCCGCACCTGTCGGCGCGGTTCGACACCGAGGTGCTCTACCTGCACGGGGGCACCCCGAAGAAGCGCCGGGACGAGATGGTCGCCCGGTTCCAGGGCGAGGGCGGGCCGGCACTGTTCCTGCTCTCGCTCAAGGCCGGCGGCACCGGGCTGACGCTGACCGCGGCCAACCAGGTGATCCACCTGGACCGCTGGTGGAACCCGGCCGTCGAGGACCAGGGGACCGACCGGGCGTTCCGGATCGGCCAGACCCGGTCGGTCCAGGTCCGCCGGTTCGTCTGCCCGGGCACCGTCGAGGAGCGGATCGACGAGCTCGTGGCGTCGAAGCGGTCGCTGTCGGACATGGTGGTGACCGGCGGGGAGGACTGGCTGACCTCGCTGTCGACCACCGAGCTGCGTGAGGTCTTCGCGCTCGGGTCGGACGCGGTCGCCGACGACCTGGGGGACAGCGATGAGTGA